In Streptomyces sp. NBC_00483, a single window of DNA contains:
- a CDS encoding amino acid permease, protein MLDTGTAPAPETAPAADEDQNQDGKHARRFGLPIATALVMGNIIGGGIFLLPASVAPYGTISLVAFGVLTVGAIALALVFGRLAKRHPQTGGPYVYAREAFGDFAGFLAAWSYWITSWVSNAALAVAAVGYLNVLLPIHGSTFWTIVAALACQWLPALANLAGTRYVGAVQLVSTVLKFAPLVLVAVGGLFFFDADNLGPFQTGGESPVGAISASAAILLFSYLGVESASMSAGEVRDPERNVGRATVLGTGLAALVYLLCTVSVFGTVAHDKLVDSTAPMTDSVNVMFGGTWGGTAVAIAAVVSILGALNGWTLLSAQAPYAPAKDGLFPAAFARKKRGVPTFGVLVGVALASLLTIYNYTAGSEGVFESLVLITTFTATVPYLLATAAQIYFLLSGQGHRVSKGRLARDMTLALAAFGFSMWLVGGAGYAAVYQGVIFLFVGVLVYAWMAARKKRTATT, encoded by the coding sequence ATGCTCGACACCGGGACTGCCCCCGCTCCCGAGACGGCTCCGGCAGCGGACGAGGACCAGAACCAGGACGGCAAGCACGCCCGCAGGTTCGGTCTTCCCATCGCGACGGCCCTCGTCATGGGCAACATCATCGGCGGCGGCATCTTCCTGCTGCCCGCGTCCGTGGCCCCGTACGGCACGATCTCGCTGGTCGCCTTCGGCGTCCTGACGGTCGGCGCCATCGCCCTCGCGCTCGTCTTCGGGCGGCTCGCGAAGCGGCATCCGCAGACCGGCGGCCCCTATGTGTACGCCCGTGAGGCCTTCGGCGACTTCGCCGGGTTCCTCGCCGCGTGGAGCTACTGGATCACCTCGTGGGTGTCGAACGCGGCGCTCGCCGTCGCGGCCGTCGGCTACCTCAATGTGCTCCTGCCGATCCACGGATCGACGTTCTGGACGATCGTCGCGGCGCTCGCCTGCCAGTGGCTGCCCGCGCTCGCCAACCTCGCCGGCACCCGCTACGTCGGCGCCGTCCAGCTGGTCTCCACCGTGCTGAAGTTCGCGCCGCTGGTGCTCGTCGCGGTCGGCGGCCTGTTCTTCTTCGACGCCGACAACCTCGGCCCGTTCCAGACGGGCGGGGAATCCCCGGTCGGCGCGATCTCGGCGTCCGCAGCGATCCTGCTCTTCAGCTACCTGGGCGTCGAGTCCGCCTCCATGAGCGCGGGCGAGGTCCGCGACCCGGAGCGCAACGTCGGCCGCGCCACCGTCCTCGGCACGGGCCTCGCCGCCCTCGTCTACCTGCTGTGCACGGTCTCCGTCTTCGGCACCGTCGCCCACGACAAGCTGGTGGACTCCACCGCGCCGATGACCGACTCCGTCAACGTGATGTTCGGCGGTACGTGGGGCGGCACGGCGGTCGCGATCGCCGCGGTCGTCTCGATCCTCGGCGCGCTCAACGGCTGGACGCTGCTCTCCGCGCAGGCGCCGTACGCCCCTGCGAAGGACGGCCTGTTCCCGGCCGCGTTCGCGCGCAAGAAGCGCGGCGTCCCGACGTTCGGCGTGCTCGTCGGCGTCGCGCTCGCCTCGCTCCTGACCATCTACAACTACACGGCGGGGTCCGAAGGCGTCTTCGAGAGCCTCGTGCTCATCACGACGTTCACGGCGACGGTCCCTTACCTCCTCGCCACCGCCGCTCAGATCTACTTCCTGCTGTCGGGCCAGGGCCACCGGGTGAGCAAGGGCCGGCTCGCGCGCGACATGACGCTCGCGCTCGCCGCGTTCGGCTTCTCGATGTGGCTGGTCGGCGGCGCCGGCTACGCGGCCGTCTACCAGGGCGTCATCTTCCTGTTCGTGGGCGTCCTCGTCTACGCGTGGATGGCGGCCCGCAAGAAGCGGACCGCCACCACCTGA
- a CDS encoding DUF6345 domain-containing protein, translating to MRMIYADQGPSPLETGKPGATDRDSTFGWWGAFSIQKFVNQNPLSHTHEDATGWLAYLQQFYDRNFWFADAGAQVWAYEETYDNWQDRYGVDAVVAVYHSGHGGMDGNGVFFAPLGAKWDNRSDAVSNRMAFGNEKANYVFWSTCSSLRVLDGHSPIRTWAGPNLGSRMIFGFETTSIDSGDYGKKFWEKWRAGQTYCDAWLNASWDIYHGQAPSVCATGATQAEAQNRLNSERNFYREHVPDNWYVWRWYYARQGLRDPLTQAPATPQIVQLAPRDPSEELATMGRLAHFPAAALQEVQVERQGVLSASSGDRFVSTAPQAVRWVKLAEANHRNTHQLPTERAVEIAQRFAQENAEGVELVVDSVHDLMQNSGKKDGSEIGEPVSLQTHVTFRQVFDGVPVITPGRGEFRVALDNDGTVVQATLSTRTPTGDTRTPASAVAPPSGKGQQALASPGSRDPRQALEEAQQRRIAHLTAMAADGERSAADIEAQLEIRDVPGSLEVGYEIEGNEAYPAARKLIEIGSRDSMFKTQRWVVAPIAR from the coding sequence ATGCGCATGATCTACGCGGACCAAGGTCCGTCACCACTGGAGACCGGGAAGCCGGGCGCGACCGACCGGGATTCGACGTTCGGCTGGTGGGGTGCGTTCAGCATCCAGAAGTTCGTCAACCAGAACCCGCTCTCCCACACGCACGAGGACGCGACCGGCTGGCTCGCGTATCTGCAGCAGTTCTACGACCGCAACTTCTGGTTCGCCGACGCGGGCGCCCAGGTGTGGGCGTACGAGGAGACGTACGACAACTGGCAGGACCGGTACGGAGTGGACGCCGTCGTCGCGGTGTACCACTCGGGGCACGGCGGCATGGACGGCAACGGAGTGTTCTTCGCGCCGCTCGGCGCCAAGTGGGACAACCGCTCGGACGCGGTCTCCAACCGGATGGCGTTCGGCAACGAGAAGGCCAACTACGTGTTCTGGTCGACGTGCAGCTCGCTGCGCGTCCTCGACGGGCACTCCCCCATCCGCACGTGGGCCGGGCCCAACCTCGGCTCCCGGATGATCTTCGGCTTCGAGACGACGAGCATCGACAGCGGCGACTACGGCAAGAAGTTCTGGGAGAAGTGGCGGGCCGGCCAGACGTACTGCGACGCGTGGCTCAACGCCAGCTGGGACATCTACCACGGTCAGGCGCCCTCGGTGTGCGCCACCGGTGCGACCCAGGCGGAGGCGCAGAACCGGCTGAACTCGGAGCGCAACTTCTACCGGGAGCACGTTCCGGACAACTGGTACGTGTGGCGCTGGTACTACGCGCGCCAGGGCCTGCGCGACCCGCTGACGCAGGCGCCGGCGACCCCGCAGATCGTGCAGCTCGCGCCGCGCGACCCGAGCGAGGAACTCGCCACGATGGGCCGTCTCGCACACTTCCCGGCTGCGGCGCTGCAAGAGGTGCAGGTCGAGCGGCAGGGCGTGCTCAGCGCGAGCTCGGGCGACCGGTTCGTGTCGACGGCGCCGCAGGCCGTGCGCTGGGTGAAGCTCGCCGAGGCCAACCACCGCAACACGCACCAGCTGCCGACCGAGCGCGCGGTCGAGATCGCGCAACGGTTCGCGCAGGAGAACGCGGAGGGCGTCGAGCTGGTCGTGGACAGCGTGCACGACCTGATGCAGAACAGCGGCAAGAAGGACGGCTCGGAGATCGGTGAGCCGGTGTCGCTGCAGACGCACGTCACGTTCCGGCAGGTCTTCGACGGCGTACCGGTGATCACGCCGGGCCGCGGCGAGTTCCGGGTCGCGCTCGACAACGACGGCACGGTCGTCCAGGCCACCCTGTCGACGCGCACGCCCACCGGCGACACCCGCACGCCCGCCTCCGCGGTCGCGCCCCCGTCGGGGAAGGGCCAGCAGGCGCTCGCCTCGCCCGGGTCGCGCGACCCGCGGCAGGCGCTGGAGGAGGCGCAGCAGCGGCGCATCGCCCATCTGACCGCGATGGCCGCCGACGGTGAACGGTCGGCGGCCGACATCGAGGCGCAGCTGGAGATCAGGGACGTACCCGGGTCCCTCGAGGTCGGCTACGAGATCGAGGGCAACGAGGCGTATCCCGCTGCGCGGAAGCTGATCGAGATCGGCTCACGGGACAGCATGTTCAAGACACAGCGGTGGGTGGTGGCACCTATCGCCAGGTGA
- a CDS encoding tyrosine-type recombinase/integrase, producing the protein MSFNTWLTLEERHEGDFTTITTDLLNRYFLWYLKTHSGPAATNTRQRNLHPLFLYLVEDYGHPDPYSGPFRWYSGESSTPKTLSPEFISAMLAVTGGGSAKIRDFQTVRDHAIVRVLTEGLRAEELLSLTVNSVDLPRGVVTVVPLKEARATGTGRIVPIQPPTVQAVRRYLRVRQSHKYSEVDWLWLGTRNRGHLKYNGLWRLIKRLAEQCGYDPSLCSPHGFRHSWASDLMEAGISDGDIMQAAGWKSSDMLRTYGRDVAGDRAVTAIHRLGSRY; encoded by the coding sequence GTGTCGTTCAACACCTGGCTGACGCTGGAGGAACGGCACGAAGGTGACTTCACGACCATCACCACAGACCTGTTGAACAGGTACTTCCTGTGGTATCTGAAGACTCACTCAGGACCGGCAGCAACGAACACCAGGCAACGCAACCTCCACCCGCTGTTCTTGTACCTCGTTGAGGACTACGGGCACCCGGACCCCTACTCAGGGCCGTTCCGCTGGTATTCCGGAGAGAGCAGCACCCCGAAGACTCTCAGCCCGGAGTTCATATCCGCGATGCTGGCTGTCACAGGCGGTGGGTCCGCCAAGATCAGGGACTTTCAGACCGTGCGGGATCACGCCATTGTCCGTGTTCTCACAGAGGGGCTACGGGCTGAAGAACTGCTCTCGCTGACTGTGAACTCAGTGGACCTTCCCCGAGGGGTTGTCACCGTGGTGCCGCTCAAGGAAGCCAGGGCAACCGGTACAGGGCGCATCGTGCCAATCCAACCCCCAACCGTGCAGGCGGTTCGCCGTTACCTCCGTGTCCGTCAAAGCCACAAGTATTCGGAGGTTGATTGGTTGTGGCTGGGCACCCGAAACCGAGGACACCTGAAGTACAACGGCCTGTGGCGTCTGATCAAGCGTCTCGCAGAGCAGTGCGGGTATGACCCCTCGTTGTGCTCTCCACACGGGTTTCGGCATTCTTGGGCATCCGATTTGATGGAAGCCGGTATCTCGGACGGAGACATAATGCAGGCGGCCGGTTGGAAGTCGAGCGACATGCTCAGGACTTACGGCCGGGACGTGGCCGGAGATCGCGCCGTAACGGCCATTCACCGGTTGGGTAGCCGCTACTAG
- a CDS encoding OsmC family protein, producing MATTRSAHTVWEGNLFEGNGTVTFDSSGIGQQPVSWPSRAEEANGKTSPEELIAAAHSSCFSMALSNGLTGAGTPPTKLVTSADVTFQPGEGITGIHLTVEGTVSGLDEQGFQAAAEDAKKNCPVSQALTGTTITLTAKLG from the coding sequence GTGGCAACCACGCGCTCCGCACACACCGTGTGGGAAGGCAACCTGTTCGAGGGCAACGGCACCGTCACCTTCGACTCGTCGGGCATCGGGCAGCAGCCGGTGTCCTGGCCGTCCCGCGCAGAGGAGGCGAACGGCAAGACCAGCCCGGAGGAGCTGATCGCGGCCGCGCACTCCTCCTGCTTCTCCATGGCGCTGTCCAACGGTCTGACCGGCGCGGGCACCCCGCCCACCAAGCTGGTCACGTCCGCGGACGTGACGTTCCAGCCGGGCGAGGGCATCACCGGCATCCACCTCACGGTCGAGGGCACCGTCTCCGGCCTCGACGAGCAGGGCTTCCAGGCGGCCGCGGAGGACGCCAAGAAGAACTGCCCCGTGAGCCAGGCGCTCACCGGCACGACGATCACCCTGACCGCCAAGCTGGGTTGA
- a CDS encoding HNH endonuclease signature motif containing protein, whose protein sequence is METILRMQKIPWAPGYKITNDGRVWSEKSGRWLKTPPSEGYPRVKLCVDGKEYTLRVHRLVALAFLGPAPDGKPCVLHGDGNQLNNHLWNLRWGSKSENMADCLRHGTHHSRTITHCPQGHAYDNENTRRNDAGHRYCRTCKRDSDARRGARQRQQR, encoded by the coding sequence ATGGAGACCATTCTCAGAATGCAAAAGATCCCTTGGGCGCCCGGATACAAGATCACAAATGACGGTCGAGTGTGGTCCGAGAAGTCGGGCCGGTGGCTGAAGACACCACCTAGCGAGGGGTACCCCCGTGTGAAGCTTTGTGTGGACGGCAAGGAATACACGCTCAGGGTCCATCGTTTGGTAGCCCTTGCGTTCCTCGGGCCCGCTCCGGACGGCAAGCCGTGCGTACTACACGGTGACGGAAATCAGCTGAACAACCACCTGTGGAATCTGCGGTGGGGTTCAAAGTCGGAGAACATGGCCGACTGTCTACGGCACGGCACCCATCACAGTAGGACGATAACGCACTGTCCCCAGGGTCACGCCTACGACAATGAGAACACCCGTCGAAACGATGCGGGTCACCGCTACTGCCGCACATGCAAAAGAGACTCTGACGCCCGTCGCGGAGCACGGCAACGACAGCAGCGATAG